One window from the genome of Anopheles merus strain MAF chromosome 3R, AmerM5.1, whole genome shotgun sequence encodes:
- the LOC121597175 gene encoding uncharacterized protein LOC121597175, with the protein MCIDTMFQSKMPSKERGQQSREKFEEPAVSSEVEEDLRIRRVAGGCLVQYPPLFSPDGNLLFIIYENCIQAFSITTGELVHNYENSVNGSFLIGMVIDRTNSKYIYGCTNDGLIISWKIDSGTLSGKMEVLRNTKLLVESLHMMYDENGVGSFLIAGTSSKKMFIQYCPQKKKILQVVNAKLQTKEGDLDHNHAKNTHMLAAPGGDGLNYFAYIALERWYWCRLKPSVYVNSRPHCSGVMPRVIVCHPTEPIVAVGDSIGRVVLYRNFLDHGRPIPETYHWHSLPVKTLAFGSSGTHFYSGGQERVVVKWNVGQHDKGSLIPRLSDTILHIVVGPENLKLVLCTADNGIQILNALHKQTAIVQSFSKTSSVITEKQLFPAGLRVNPRTQAIVLNGREGCIQFFSTYSKNLLYTLDITNRNYNTMEENVVIHNTVVTNIAINAYWLATVENWSDNQYSMETRLKFWKYDESHQTYSLNTNLENVHHGGVNDIAFSSSTRERDLQCATAGEDRRIKVWALDSVELSDGTEKLIWTCVGSVQHRNLPVKSISFSQDASLLAGGFGNILCTWNTETLQLKCALSTPSSYDGCVNRALIMIPTTANVKKSAKNSTMEKSYDDMREEITTEMIALMNGKERSVVFEKMNTNRNKCQRIIRTRENSAGDKINSLSQELKKIIVQKSAGNVQLNMAQRAEMFHTLAITCRTTDEARKIIQQKILTSRRSSRKINKCLEKIVENMDKQTLFRSYRRMRNFERRKMPSINDKDIENVFMTAVNPDRKSMANTNGTFPNASTSGIKNKDGPVKSFAQIRNAHFCYGQFSHLLLICTENRLIIWNLLSLKIQVSVLLTIDQLALDPFTNLIATFTKTNEVYVFLPNIPMPLYHRTNMPKVFGAAWIPRRYPRSQSFNVDWQATSQLFFLNEKQELLQLVSDSDEESLGPVVCMNESPISANTPFAAMLNKHSSGNNALPYTDLPQPGTLFDLTTKSAVKDIISSSSHTMAPISLLCKDFLRSLLIAEERRTQPTNQKTLVVAGTTTAVTDNDSDSIADDKHERHESDEENMMNEDDNSVRRKASKSSRNVAHTVINRMMNSKKQTDIAGAEETKLRKLLNESLDMAFL; encoded by the exons ATGTGCATAGACACGATGTTTCAATCCAAAATGCCGTCCAAAGAGAGGGGTCAACAATCGAGAGAAAAGTTTGAAGAACCTGCTGTTTCATCGGAGGTCGAAGAGGATCTTCGTATAAGACGGGTTGCCGGCGGATGTTTGGTGCAATACCCACCGCTGTTCTCTCCCGACGGAAA CTTACTGTTCATTATCTACGAAAATTGCATTCAAGCATTTAGTATTACAACGGGAGAGCTGGTTCATAATTATGAGAATTCGGTAAATGGTAGCTTTCTGATTGGCATGGTGATCGACCGAACGAACAGCAAGTATATATACGGCTGTACCAATGATGGGCTAATCATCTCGTGGAAAATCGATTCCGGCACATTGAGTGGAAAGATGGAAGTGCTGAGAAATACCAAACTTTTGGTCGAATCATTGCATATGATGTATGATGAAAATGGCGTTGGTTCGTTTCTAATAGCCGGTACATCatctaaaaaaatgtttatccAATACTGTccacagaaaaagaaaatattgcaAGTTGTAAATGCAAAGTTGCAGACCAAGGAAGGAGACCTTGATCATAACCATGCCAAAAATACTCACATGTTGGCAGCGCCAGGCGGTGATGGGCTGAATTATTTCGCGTACATTGCTCTAGAAAGGTGGTACTGGTGCCGCCTAAAGCCTTCAGTGTACGTGAACAGTCGTCCTCACTGCAGTGGTGTGATGCCGCGTGTGATTGTTTGCCATCCTACAGAACCGATCGTTGCTGTAGGCGACAGTATAGGACGCGTGGTACTGTATCGCAACTTTCTTGACCATGGTCGTCCTATTCCTGAGACATACCATTGGCATTCGCTACCAGTGAAAACATTGGCGTTCGGCAGCAGTGGTACACATTTTTACTCTGGAGGTCAAGAACGTGTCGTGGTCAAATGGAATGTGGGACAGCACGATAAAGGATCGCTAATTCCCCGACTGTCCGATACGATTTTACACATCGTTGTGGGGCCAGAAAATCTGAAACTGGTTCTATGTACCGCTGATAACGGTATCCAAATATTGAACGCACtccacaaacaaacagcaatagTGCAGAGCTTTTCAAAGACTTCCAGCGTCATTACTGAGAAACAGCTGTTCCCGGCCGGATTGCGTGTAAATCCCAGAACTCAAGCGATTGTTCTTAACGGAAGAGAAGGATGtattcaatttttttcaacCTACTCCAAAAATTTGCTTTACACGCTCGATATAACAAATCGCAATTACAACACCATGGAGGAAAACGTGGTTATTCACAACACAGTGGTGACAAATATCGCTATTAATGCCTATTGGTTGGCTACCGTAGAAAACTGGAGCGATAATCAATATTCTATGGAAACGCGTCTAAAATTCTGGAAGTATGATGAATCGCACCAAACATATTCACTGAACACTAATCTAGAAAACGTTCACCATGGTGGAGTGAATGATATCGCCTTTTCCAGTAGCACTAGAGAGCGCGATTTACAGTGCGCTACCGCTGGCGAAGATCGGCGCATAAAAGTGTGGGCGCTAGACTCGGTAGAATTAAGTGATGGAACTGAGAAGCTTATATGGACCTGCGTTGGAAGCGTACAGCACCGCAACCTTCCCGTGAAGTCGATATCATTTTCGCAAGACGCCTCCCTTCTGGCTGGAGGTTTCGGAAACATCTTGTGTACTTGGAACACAGAAACTCTGCAATTGAAATGTGCCCTTTCTACGCCGAGCAGCTATGACGGGTGCGTCAATCGGGCGCTAATTATGataccaacaacagcaaacgtaAAGAAATCGGCAAAGAATAGTACAATGGAAAAGTCATATGACGATATGCGCGAAGAGATCACCACCGAAATGATTGCTCTAATgaatggaaaagaaagaagtGTTGTGTTTGAAAAAATGAACACCAACCGCAACAAGTGCCAAAGAATAATTCGCACCAGGGAAAACAGTGCAGGCGATAAAATCAACAGCCTGTCCCaggaactaaaaaaaataattgtacAAAAATCTGCAGGAAACGTACAACTGAACATGGCACAGAGAGCTGAAATGTTTCACACGCTAGCAATCACTTGTCGAACAACTGATGAAGCTCGAAAGATcattcaacaaaaaatcctAACATCCCGACGATCTTCtcgaaaaattaacaaatgttTGGAGAAGATAGTTGAAAACATGGATAAACAGACTTTGTTTAGAAGCTATCGGAGGATGCGCAATTTTGAGCGTCGTAAAATGCCTTCAATCAATGATAAAGATATTGAAAATGTGTTTATGACCGCAGTGAATCCAGACCGAAAAAGCATGGCTAACACAAACGGAACCTTTCCAAACGCTAGTACATCgggcattaaaaacaaagacGGTCCAGTGAAAAGTTTTGCGCAAATTAGGAATGCGCATTTCTGCTATGGGCAGTTTTCGCACCTTCTGCTTATTTGTACCGAGAATCGGTTGATCATTTGGAATCTACTTTCGTTAAAAATTCAAGTATCTGTACTGCTTACCATCGACCAACTAGCACTGGATCCCTTCACTAATTTGATCGCAACGTTTACAAAAACCAATGAAG TGTACGTATTTCTTCCTAATATTCCTATGCCGCTTTATCATCGGACCAATATGCCAAAAGTATTTGGCGCAGCATGGATCCCTCGTCGTTACCCTCGATCACAGTCGTTCAATGTAGACTGGCAGGCGACTTCGCAACTATTTTTCTTGAATGAAAAACAA GAACTGCTTCAACTGGTCTCAGATAGCGACGAGGAGTCACTAGGTCCCGTGGTATGCATGAACGAGTCTCCAATCAGTGCAAATACCCCTTTTGCTGCAATGCTGAATAAACACTCAAGTGGAAATAATGCGCTACCATACACCGACCTACCACAGCCAGGAACATTATTTGATTTGACAACCAAATCTGCTGTAAAGGAT atcatttcatcatcttcTCACACCATGGCACCAATAAGCCTATTGTGCAAGGACTTTCTCCGTTCGTTGCTTATCGCGGAAGAGCGCCGTACTCAGCCGACGAATCAAAAGACGCTGGTTGTGGCAGGTACAACAACAGCGGTAACTGATAATGACAGCGATTCGATTGCAGATGATAAACATGAGAGGCATGAAAGCGATGAGGAAAACATGATGAATGAAGACGACAATAGTGTTCGGCGGAAAGCCAGTAAGTCCTCTCGCAATGTTGCTCATACGGTTATTAATCGGATGATGAACAGCAAGAAACAAACTGACATCGCAGGAGCGGAAGAAACAAAGCTTAGAAAATTACTGAATGAATCATTGGATATGGCCTTTTTGTAA
- the LOC121597194 gene encoding uncharacterized protein LOC121597194 has product MRLCGFIASVLIMICAFRACTVAGWPVTNPEVVDSLIFADPEEAAQSMKEIPQWHCLRYFKHDIHLMRRCRNYRLHMLRRPTDMM; this is encoded by the exons ATGAGACTGTGCGGGTTTATCGCTTCTGTACTGATTATGATCTGCGCATTCAGGGCATGTACGGTAGCAGGTTGGCCTGTTACCAATCCAGAGGTGGTGGACAGTCTGATTTTTGCTGATCCGGAAGAG GCTGCACAATCAATGAAGGAGATACCTCAATGGCATTGCTTGCGATACTTTAAGCATGACATTCATCTCATGCGTCGTTGTAGAAACTATAGACTGCACATGTTGCGAAGACCTACTGATATGATGTAA